aaagcaaaataaatgtgctagatatctaaggtcatgtagcactatagttaatgttagtgaagggtggttgggttagtgattagttgttaaagctgggttaaggaattggtgagtgaatgggttagggtcggatgaggtaatgtaaaggggttagatcaggtgaaggatatatatgcatttgaggaaggaaaacaggttgtcaaagcagaaagtgtgagattctgtaaggatgtctgataagttgggatgtctatgtaggaagaacgtgggcatgacaatagaatatgtgggactgaaagaggaacattcggaaaccgcaaatgttccaatgaaggatagttatactttcgttgatttactggcaaaaattgcagtgcgtgttggagaatttgaaggggaaggtgctagagggtgggataaagaatgaggttggggaggtggtgttgtatcaggaggggtatcgggaggtagagggtctggggaagagggtacttgtgacatgagggattcacttgtgtatccaggaggggatagaggggatggtgggagggttaatataggtggggctggagtcagggggaatgggttttgttgagATGGGGTAGGaagattgggtgtagggagaatatgagtaggaggaggatggatatcggcagtcactttgagagtggagggagtgggagttgtagaatttgaaggtggatgagtattagtttgggactcgattatgtagttctggatatcttcaagagtttctgtagtggagttggttggggagttttgtgagataaaggttttcttgtgagggggggaagagaagtctggtgtctgaagaataggggcaaaggaaggtggaggtgattgtggggtaggggaagagggggtggaacgtttattctgtctgctgcgggtagtgcgaggagggagaggggaaggtggtggggctgtagtagagattgaagtgtctggatttaggatggcaaaagaatttgactgggtagagattggagtgtctggatttaggatggcaaaagaatttgactggggaaggtaggaggtagaagaggggaagttagatggaggggggttaggtttaggagagaatgtaggagctaggggggtagggggagtggcagagtgagcgacattactagagtagggggtaagagaaaaacctcgtcgacgagcctcctgtctggcttcacgtagagtgagtccaagtctgaatctgagagttgctacctcagactcaaatttgtaggtggggcagcctctataaaatacattatgggggccgccacagttggcacatgtgtgtgattgtgcagagcagtttgatcaggtatggccaggttgggcacacagcGGGCATCTGGcagtggaatgacagtgtttggctgggtgtcctaaatgccaacaattttggcactgatgaggaggaggttgatatggtcagacaggtatggattccccacctatgtaaacattaaagggaaggagatagagacagttccggtgcaagtattgagggttggatgaggttctgtagggatgggattaccacatagatcagttagttttgttaatgctatagcttggttttcagttgttactgtgacaagacgggagtggtcgggtcagctacggaaagagactttgcctacttgtctttggaggcattgttggaagaggagggtgtttttagagtagggagctgtgggagggatcacgaaaaatcggtcccatttggctgggctaaatacagTATTTatgattcttgtagaggtgggggtagtagaagtgcggggacgtgtggaggagggagtagtgttgaggggggtagtgttatggggaggtgggcaataaggttgtaaggtagtaataaggggagatggggtggttgatgaagaaggttgtgggagtaaaggtgttgaagttgagcatgttggtaaagtagaaatgtctcctgggggttggttgttgattagggttgatactgtactagtatgcattgataagggggtagttgttgcagtgttcggagccgtggtcaaaggagagccgggattggggctatttgataaaggggcaagcctcattgcccctcagagtggggttacgtcttcattattggccatgataagcctggagtatgttggggaaaaaaatagtccatggttccctcaggccgttcaggactgacataaagtcagcctttcatcctttcagcacggctctcacaccttaggaggtggatagtagaagggattggtgaagaaactgaaacgaaaagttgAGTGGctaaaaaagaccatgcaaaattagttgagtcgatggccgagtcccaaggtggaggagttccccatcattgggtctcagtcttcgtctcctaagcccccccacgacaacaacgggcaaaggattggggggatgCTTTTCACAATTGAAATTACCAATttcaaataaaaattaatttgACAATAGTGGATGGTACTGATCATTAGTGCAAAGCTAAGctggaatattattatcattatttatatggtCATATTTTAACATTGGTACTTCACACATACAGACCCCTTTATAAGTTACAACATATTTACCAGGATCTTGATGAAAAGCATATttcatatgcacatgtacacaatgTCATTATCAAATGCATAGTTTACTTGTTGGTGCTTATAGCCCTTGCTCCTCCCAAGAAATAATCCATGGTGGGCTCTTAACAGTTAATTGGGAGTTTCctcattcatgtacatatatcataagcTAGCAAACTCCAAATGACCCTCTACCCCCCATCTGCCAAGGACAGTCCATTAAGTCAACATGACACAATATTTGATGATCTAAAATAACTTCTTGTACTACTTATTTGAATTTAAATGATGTCCATTACTTAACCCAATGTTATTGAGTATGTTTATAGCCTTCATGGATTATTTCAGTATCAAGCTAGGTATGGCTTTAGCCAAGTCTCATATTAACTAATTTTCACCTAACATCACGTACCCCAGTTCCGAGCATGTGGACTGTCCTTTTGGCTGCAAAAACATGTGAAAGGAATGTTTTTCAAGGTATTCAGTCACTATCTCGACCTATGATCAAAAGCACCACCTGTTCCCTTTTGCATACTGACTTCTTTCTGCATGGTTCTACTATTTTCacatgtaaataatgtaaataactatCCGACTCCATGTCAGGTATCCCCTTCATGACATGTCAATAGACTAAACTTGGCTCATACACCAGGCATTGATGGAATTTTAATGCCTCTGGTACCTCCTTGctctggaagaagagggagaatgtccCATGGTGCTTTGGCTTCTTTGCCTCTCCTGAGGTCAAGGTTCTTATTGAAGTTGTGGCTGATCCTTGACATTCTGGACCGGTATTTTCTTCTGTATTCAACCTCAGTAAGATAATTGCTGTGGATGAAAGTTTGTGGGGTTTCTGGGGGCCCCATCAGTAAGAGAATAGGAGGAGTAATCAATGTGTACATTGACAGATCAGAGGCAGAGTACCTAACTGCCCTCAAGGTGTACATGAGATAGGATTGTGGGGAGTTTCCTGCCAGTATAAACATGGTAGTGGCTCTAATGGTAAGAGGTCAACTTTTTGACAAAGGCTGTGAGCTTCATACCAACAACAGATGTTCCCTcccatcattcattcattatttgcaGGCCAGGTGTGCTGTTACTGTAAGTTCATGCCAATAGATGGACTATgaatgggagaggaagtgagaattgCTGCAGCACCCCAATGGACATGCAGTACTAAAGTGGATGGGTAAGTGGGCAGTAACAATTTTGTCTACATCACACACCAGCGACATAGTCACCCTGCCACTAAAGAGTTGGAATGAAGGGGGATTGATCTGAGCAACCAGCTGACAAACCAAGCAATCCAGAAGACAaagtgaaacaaacaaactaccTCCTTTATCACCTTGAATATCCTTGCAGTACACAGAGTACTAGATAGAAAAAAGGACAGAATTTATTTCCTGCTTCTActattgctgatgatgatgttccTCCTGCCAACACCCACATGCCTGAGGACACACCATTTTGGCCATAAAACAGGTGTGCCCATTGCTGGAGCtaacaacagagaaaaaaagaagacaaatgcCCAGCATCCAGTTTCAAGATATAAAATGGGCTTCAGTGAGCCCCTTGAATATCTTTTCACAATTGCAAAAAAACATAAGTGCAATTATATCAGATTTTCTTTAccaaagtaaaaattaaaaaataattttattcagTGTTTTTGTACTCACTAAAAACACACCATAGCTTTAATACAGTAAACTGGCATACACAGCAATATGGAGTATATACTACAATATAAACTGATGTCcttaataacacaaatgatatgGTTTAACTCCTCAGTGATGGTTATCAGAAATCTCTTGGCATTATAAActttggtgatttctggcaatatCCAGTTGCTGGGCGTGGGAGTCTGCTACATATAGCGGAACTTCCCGCTTGATGCACTCACCATGCATAAAACCATACCCTGCAGACCACGCAGTTTATTATGATGGCTGTACATGTAACCCGTCAGAAAGGGGTTAAGATAAGCctttaaacataaacacataataaaaatagttttccATATTCTGTAAACTGCCTACCCAAGCATGCTGTAACTTCCAGAGGCAAGAGGGCTGAGCTGGTTGCACCCAGTGAATGTCCTGGCAGGAAATTCAGATGTTGCCAGTATTCCCCAACAGGAGTGCTATACAAGTGAATTTTTACCCTCGCATCAACAGGTTAAACATAACATATCTCAAAACACCTAACCTACTCACTGAATCCAACAAAATGTGAATCTAATATGACCTACAACTAAAACATTTAATTTAACCTGTTAAGATATCCTACTGGATTTATGAAAtccaataaaaaacaaatcaatataatGGAATAGTTAGTTATCCTAAAGTTTAACTTACTTAGACCATCCAATACATAGTAAAACATACCTGTGCAACAAACTGCTTTCTCATTTCAAAACTTAACACAGCCTTGCGCACCCTCTGTTCAAGCAGTTGCAAAATCCTTTCTACATAGTCCATAAGGCAAGCTCCAGGTGGCACAGCTGGGAGTGCTAATGTCGAGGCACCCCCTATAAGTGACTCAATTCTAGGCGACAGGTGTAATTTGGGAATGAACACTCCTTCCGTCTGAAATCAAAACGCCTTGTTAGACTGCATTTCTAAGGCATATTTTCATTCAAATCTCCATCTGAGATGTTAAATTGTGCTACGAAAAACTTACTAAATTTCTTTCACTTACAACTTGTCTGAAAACATGCTTAACCCGTTTCTGCCAGGCCACGCTCGCCTGCgttgtcataacaaaccgctcaatcTGCGGAGTGCAGTTGTACGCCATGGCGACACACCAAAGCGTTACAAGACGGGCATTCAGCTTGATGTAGCGGACTCCCATGCTCAAATTCGGCTCGTTCCTATTAATCTCCAGTCCAtagagtttttatttgttttcttcacccGGCAGAAACGGGTTAAGACTATACACATCACATCTTGAAAAAATGTAGCTTGCTTGTGAGGTTGATGTGAGcatgccatcatgggaaaatttggctaaAGGCCAGGGTAATGGAAATGACTCACTACAAGcgataacaaaatgttacttattgttatcattattattgcactaAGTTATGgattacctagagagatgatacagAGCCTGTGTGAAGAAAAccgtctattaccatctggataaagctaATCAAGTgaaaaatatagacattggaaaatggtaaaaaagctaaaaacaGTTAGACAAAAGAAGAGACAATAACATTGCAAAAGGGAGGCATGAAATCTTGTCACTGCACACTCATCAGAGTAACCGCTCAAGTAAgtctaatgcccatattttgggtCATATGATGAAATCCAATTTAAATCATATCACTCTACTATAATTGATACTAGGATGGAAAGTCTTTTGTAATTGCTATATGCACTGTGACTTTAATTTAActtttgttttacacatagaaggCTCCGTACATCCTTAGTAATCAAGCAGTTAGTTACTAAGCCTTCCTAATCACACCTCTTTTGTCTATGCCTtgcaataaaataatatataataatagtagtaattagaatagtaataataataatttcaaaactaTTAGTATAGTTAACCACATGTCATCCATGTCTGGATGACATGGGGTTCACATCATGGCTGATTTTGGCATGGCTCCAGACAACTGGTCATTCATGTCACATTACTAATATGCATCATAAGGTACCCCAATGTCCACACATCAAATGCTCTAGGGCATTGCCTGAGGGAGAGCAGGATATGTAATGTTTCAATTGGCTACTGTTTTGTATATAGCAATAATTAGCACATAAATCATTCACCTGCTCTGCCTAAATCTCATACACCAAAACATTGCACTCTCTTGTTGCTGCTGTGAACCTGTAAATAAACCTTCTAGTTTACATGATCAGTCTCCTTATGCCAACTACTCAGATTTTCATATGGCACTCTGCCAGTATGACAATCAAAAGGGTAGTACTGAAGCCATGGGAGTAGCAGccttgtatataaatgcatacaattTCTCATTTCTTAACAATAAGATttacaaaaatgagaaaaaattattttgtttaatcTCTCCATATAACCAGAATCCATCTTGTGAACGGAGTGTTACACATCTAATGCAATTGACTCATATGTACATAATCAGGTTACCACAGGTTCAGTCTAGCAACTAAACTAATTATAATGCACTCTTGAATATCACTTCATTGGTGCAGTGCGGCAAGTGTGATGTACTGGCCACGTCTGAAACATGCCCGAGAGGCATGCCCAGTTGGGTGCACATACTCCCCATAGAGGAGGCCCTGTGATTCCCAGATTCTTCCAGAGGCCTTAGGATAAtaagatcaaaataataataatgttgtccCAATACCGCCGGGATAATGCTGtactcatttgaaaaaaaaattgtgaaatgtctttgcacatagatggctctgctagtgcttagccacaaaggagtcaattagtagactttgtaactttacctgatttcactctTCCCTGAAttagcaggatttttttttttttttttttttttttttttttttttttttttttttttttaagtgatgctatgacatgtacatacatgccatctccggtggcattgggttaatatggataataatagtatcagaaATAAACTTTTTAACTGAAAGCTCATGTAGATCTAATAgcctaactgactccttggtgactaagtgtgTAAACAAAGTTGACAAAACAATCCCCAGTGGACAGCAGTGCATGTACCTAGGACCAATTTGTTAAAAATTAACCCATTTTCTGTACATGTTGAAGATATATGGCGCTCATCTGTAAACTTCATCCGATTTTTACAAACATTTGAGCTTACTCCCTGAAATGTGACATGAAGTAAGCTTGTTGCTGGGCCTGTGTTGGCATCAACTAGAACTGGTGGTACATCTTGGAGACTCAATGGTAGACGAACTAGTAGAGAAGAATACTGTGAGCCTTGATTTCCCACAGAAACCTGAAAGTCACTAAATTTTAGAGATAGCTGACAATGAGTATTCCTGCACACATTATAATGAAGTTTCTATTACCTTTGTTTGCATTCCTGTATTTTACAAAATATCTTTTTCaaatataatgcatttatatactgAGGCAACAACATGAATATCTATTACTTTTATAAACAATTTCTCATGattgacaaaaatgaaaaagctTTAATCAATATTATGACTGAATATTTGATGGTTTAAGTAGCATCTTCACATACCTCAATGTCTCCTTCCCCTATGCTTAATGTCTTTAGGAGAGACTCGTATACAAACTGCATCACATCATCAGTTTCCAGCTTCTCCAACTATGGGATTATTAGATGTGTTACAGTAAGGTGCAAGGACGGTAGCAAACAATAAATGTAAGGAGAATGAAATGGATGAAGAGAAacaatgaaagaaggagaggatataattatgaaggaagaaaaaaggagggagggagggaaaaaagatgcCAGAAGGAAGTAAGACAGGTAAGGAAAACTTACTATAGGATGGATGCAATGGATTACATACACAGTAAAGACAACTTTACTGTGTACTCTCAAGATTCTAGACCTGAGGACACCTTGTGGTGCCCAAGTGGCCTGGCCATATGCTTGTTGCCAAAGCTATATGGGCAACACATATCTTGTAGCTAGGACAAGACTTCTGAAGATAAAACTTCTGAAAGATTATTAAAAATGTCACCCTCTGTGCTACAGAGTGACAGcaccaaaaggaataaaaatggaaGACAAAGGAAACTGTAgccttttgtaaaaaaaaaaaaaatatatatatatatatatatatatatatatatattaatacatcataccaaatatctatatgcacaaatatattcatatatatatatatatatatatatacatatacatatacatatttatgtgtgtatatatatatacacacacacacacttatatatatatatatatatatatatatatatatatatatatatatatatatatatatatatatatatatatataactcttccGTGAAGTTTCCTGGTATGAGTTTTTTTCCACACAAAATTAAACATGAGATTAAATACTGAAATTTCCAATCAAAGACTATGATATTCTTACCTGATATCTTTTATACAGCTGTAGTAGTTGATGCAATAACTGAGCAATAATGTCATCTTCCAAGCTGTTCCAAGTGTTGAGTGAAGGCAcctgaagaagaagtagagagttAATGTAAAATGGTTAAGGAAATACACAGCATGACCTGGAATAAAAATCTTTTTAACCAGTTGGATCTGGGTGCCTCAATAAGAGCACATAGAGCCAGATCCTAGCATTAGGCTTCCTTCAGTGGCAACTCTCCCAGGTTTGTTAAACCCATACTAACAGACACATACAGTATCAagactcctttccttctctctgcaaTGATATTAGCCCTTTTTCTGCAGATGTGTTTTGGCTGTTTTGCCATTTTTAAAGGTACATATCTGTCATTTGTTGAGATAATAATGGAATGTTTCAGCAGATTCtgtacaataacagtaacaatagtaacaatgtgttatttgtgttatcccttatatttaaatattattcaaTTTCTCATTACACACCCTACACCACTGGCAACATCAGACAGGACAGGATCCTgtgcactcatgcacacacgcacacacgcacacatgcacacatgcacacatgcacatgcacacacacacacacacacatatatatatatatatgtgtatgtatatatatatatatatatatatatatatatatatatatatatgtatatatatgtatatatatatgtttgtatatatatatatatgtatgtatatatatctatatatatatatatatatatatatatatatatatatatatatatgtacatatatatatgtatctatatgtaaaaatatataaatatataatatatatatataatatatatatatatatattatatatatatatatacacacacacacacacacacacacacacacacacacacacacacacacacacacaaaacattaaatatatatatacatatatatataaatacatatatataatgtgtgtgcaaatatatacatacatacatatatgtgtgtatttgtgtgtgcatttgtgtatttgtgtgtatgtatttgtgtgtgtgtgtgtatttgtgtgtgtgtgtatttgtgtgtgtgtgtgtgtgtgtgtgttgtgtgtgtgtgtgtgtgtgtgtgtgtatgtgtgtgtgtgtgtggtgtgtgtgtgtgtgtggtgtgtgtgtgtgtgtgtgttgtgtgtgtgtgtgtgtgtatgtgtatgtgtatgtatatgtgtatgtatatgtgtatgtatatgtgtatgtatatgtgtatgtatatgtgtatgtatatgtgtatgtatatgtgtatgtatatgtgtatgtatatgtgtatgtatatgtgtatgtatatgtgtatgtatatgtgtatgtatatgtgtatgtatatgtgtatgtatatgtgtatgtatatgtgtatgtatatgtgtatgtatatgtgtatgtatatgtgtatgtatatgtgtatgtatatgtgtatgtatatgtgtatgtatatgtgtatgtatatgtgtatgtatatgtgtatgtatatgtgtatgtatatgtgtatgtatatgtgtatgtatatgtgtatgtatatgtgtatgtatatgtgtatgtatatgtgtatgtatatgtgtatgtatatgtgtatgtatatgtgtatgtatatgtgtatgtatatgtgtatgtatatgtgtatgtatatgtgtatgtatatgtgtatgtatatgtgtatgtatatgtgtatgtatatgtgtatgtatatgtgtatgtatatgtgtatgtatatgtgtatgtatatgtgtatgtatatgtgtatgtatatgtgtatgtatatgtgtatgtatatgtgtatgtatatgtgtatgtatatgtgtatgtatatgtgtatgtatatgtgtatgtatatgtgtatgtatatgtgtatgtatatgtgtatgtatatgtgtatgtatatgtgtatgtatatgtgtatgtatatgtgtatgtatatgtgtatgtatatgtgtatgtatatgtgtatgtatatgtgtatgtatatgtgtatgtatatgtgtatgtatatgtgtatgtatatgtgtatgtatatgtgtatgtatatgtgtatgtatatgtgtatgtatatgtgtatgtatatgtgtatgtatatgtgtatgtatatgtgtatgtatatgtgtatgtatatgtgtatgtatatgtgtatgtatatgtgtatgtatatgtgtatgtatatgtgtatgtatatgtgtatgtatatgtgtatgtatatgtgtatgtatatgtgtatgtatatgtgtatgtatatgtgtatgtatatgtgtatgtatatgtgtatgtatatgtgtatgtatatgtgtatgtatatgtgtatgtatatgtgtatgtatatgtgtatgtatatgtgtatgtatatgtgtatgtatatgtgtatgtatatgtgtatgtatatgtgtatgtatatgtgtatgtatatgtgtatgtatatgtgtatgtatatgtgtatgtatatgtgtatgtatatgtgtatgtatatgtgtatgtatatgtgtatgtatatgtgtatgtatatgtgtatgtatatgtgtatgtatatgtgtatgtatatgtgtatgtatatgtgtatgtatatgtgtatgtatatgtgtatgtatatgtgtatgtatatgtgtatgtatatgtgtatgtatatgtgtatgtatatgtgtatgtatatgtgtatgtatatgtgtatgtatatgtgtatgtatatgtgtatgtatatgtgtatgtatatgtgtatgtatatgtgtgtgtatgtgtatgtatatgtatatgtgtgtgtatatgcgtatgtatgtgtgtatatatgtatgcatgtgtatgtgtttgtatatgggtatggtatgtgtgtatatgtaagtgtttatgtgtgtatacctatgtatgtatataagtatgtataaatagcttccacgtggcgtacagaagcacgtgtatgcgtggcttcaccgcaggcgccccaacgtgccccacgccccacgccccacgcacccaccagtacttaaggctcaggatgacccaggtcagtctcagtcctttcagagagtcttgccgatcgctgcgggtcaggcccgccctccgggcagaataaagcactaagccttacgaagacttgtatccatgtgaatatctgtgttgcttacgcttctcaataaaagaggttaagccaaccgtccgtttcactactcctgctaaaccatatgtttaaggcgttcattaATACCctttacaatgtatgtatatatatgtatgtgtgtatatgggtatgtatgtgtatgtatgtatgtatgtatgtatgtatgtatgtatatatgtgtatgtgtatgtgtatgtatatgtgtatgtatatgtgtatgtatatgtgcatgtgtatgtatatgtgcgtgtgtatgtatgtgtatatgtgcgtgtgtatgtatgtgtatatgtgtgtacgtgtatagatatgtgtgtgtgtgtgtgtgtgtgtgtgtgtgtgtgtgtgtgtgtgtgtgtgtgtgtgtgtgtgtggatgtacaggtagatacatatatgtgggtgaacactaatgtgtactcatggatgttgtgtatgtacatgtgtgtgtaaacacatgtatggctatatttatatgtgtatgtata
This genomic interval from Penaeus chinensis breed Huanghai No. 1 chromosome 11, ASM1920278v2, whole genome shotgun sequence contains the following:
- the LOC125030351 gene encoding BRISC and BRCA1-A complex member 2-like isoform X1, whose protein sequence is MDQHVAFAKGTLEQFIRQVEYLKINGFPGLCSDLAEISGASETLAVWHRTESENGEATFNGKPSDELLVTMPFAGTSFTVRLLFYLQEPWMPPDISFSDIHFLSRLSAQDLTEQVPSLNTWNSLEDDIIAQLLHQLLQLYKRYQLEKLETDDVMQFVYESLLKTLSIGEGDIEVSVGNQGSQYSSLLVRLPLSLQDVPPVLVDANTGPATSLLHVTFQGTEGVFIPKLHLSPRIESLIGGASTLALPAVPPGACLMDYVERILQLLEQRVRKAVLSFEMRKQFVAQKPHKLSSTAIILLRLNTEENTGPECQGSATTSIRTLTSGEAKKPKHHGTFSLFFQSKEILCQFGCAVLEYDAERFCKVVLLFEVKDFHFLTFITLSPLFPQQQAPKVVLQSLYHNSPREPYSMELTDLSYNSQWNAEEMVRHIKQGIQQNVSSFQTASIKTAL
- the LOC125030351 gene encoding BRISC and BRCA1-A complex member 2-like isoform X4 → MASQVPSLNTWNSLEDDIIAQLLHQLLQLYKRYQLEKLETDDVMQFVYESLLKTLSIGEGDIEVSVGNQGSQYSSLLVRLPLSLQDVPPVLVDANTGPATSLLHVTFQGTEGVFIPKLHLSPRIESLIGGASTLALPAVPPGACLMDYVERILQLLEQRVRKAVLSFEMRKQFVAQKPHKLSSTAIILLRLNTEENTGPECQGSATTSIRTLTSGEAKKPKHHGTFSLFFQSKEILCQFGCAVLEYDAERFCKVVLLFEVKDFHFLTFITLSPLFPQQQAPKVVLQSLYHNSPREPYSMELTDLSYNSQWNAEEMVRHIKQGIQQNVSSFQTASIKTAL
- the LOC125030351 gene encoding BRISC and BRCA1-A complex member 2-like isoform X3; translation: MASQEPWMPPDISFSDIHFLSRLSAQDLTEQVPSLNTWNSLEDDIIAQLLHQLLQLYKRYQLEKLETDDVMQFVYESLLKTLSIGEGDIEVSVGNQGSQYSSLLVRLPLSLQDVPPVLVDANTGPATSLLHVTFQGTEGVFIPKLHLSPRIESLIGGASTLALPAVPPGACLMDYVERILQLLEQRVRKAVLSFEMRKQFVAQKPHKLSSTAIILLRLNTEENTGPECQGSATTSIRTLTSGEAKKPKHHGTFSLFFQSKEILCQFGCAVLEYDAERFCKVVLLFEVKDFHFLTFITLSPLFPQQQAPKVVLQSLYHNSPREPYSMELTDLSYNSQWNAEEMVRHIKQGIQQNVSSFQTASIKTAL